Proteins encoded by one window of Fusarium graminearum PH-1 chromosome 1, whole genome shotgun sequence:
- a CDS encoding 60S ribosomal protein L20, which yields MGRLQEYEVIGRHLPTEADPTPALYRMTIFAPNETVAKSRYWYFLRGLKKVKKATGEIVSVKVLHEKHPLKVKNFGVWIRYDSRSGTHNMYKEYRELSRTDAVESLYSDMAARHRARFRSIHVLRVVEIEKTEDIKRPYIRQLTQKNLSFPLPHRITKENTQKLFSAKRPSTFA from the exons ATGG GCCGTCTTCAGGAATACGAGGTCATCGGGCGCCACTTGCCCACCGAGGCTGACCCTACACCCGCCCTCTACCGCATGACCATCTTCGCCCCTAACGAGACGGTCGCTAAGTCCCGATACTGGTACTTCTTGCGCggtctcaagaaggtcaagaaggccacTGGTGAGATCGTCAGCGTCAAGGTG CTCCACGAGAAGCACcccctcaaggtcaagaactTCGGTGTCTGGATCCGATACGACTCTCGTTCCGGTACACACAACATGTACAAGGAGTACCGTGAGCTGTCCCGAACAGATGCCGTCGAGTCCCTCTACTCCGACATGGCCGCCCGCCACCGTGCCCGCTTCAGGTCCATCCAC GTCCTCCGCGtcgtcgagatcgagaagacTGAGGACATCAAGCGACCTTACATCCGCCAGCTCACCCAGAAGAACCTGAGCTTCCCCCTCCCCCACCGTATCACCAAGGAGAACACCCAGAAGTTGTTCAGCGCCAAGCGACCTTCCACTTTCGCTTAA
- a CDS encoding COP9 signalosome complex subunit 12 yields the protein MNTTFQQFAEAHSLRNGYKLAQTLSPVPPADDPQRLMAVWRSTNSHSVKGDIKHFIKSSTAHKRKLDHDETTGWVEVYTSYWKAVSEILAGESGKSSWTKVYEAWKELTSVLIRGYNSHGFEAWTIPSLYMVGKYLRLFAIKSDEERRAKAFDTGPGASLISDDFDPETDKQLQLRDCEGHLKRIFSLCLNDRAPLEESRKWGIYFVINLLFKTYFKLNSASLSRTILKTLAVYNDKGDMPPLEMFPKSQRVTFKFYEGVLLFLEENYIKAESHLNEAWQLCHKDAYPQSERILTYLIPCRLLTSHVLPTKALLENYPRLQDLFLPLATCIKTGNLQAFDQALQRGEAEFVKRRIYLTLERGRDIALRNLLRKVFIAGGFDEAKEADAAPVRRTRIPVAEFQAAISMGSGHLVDPDEVECMLANMIYKDLMKGYIARERGIVVLSKKGAFPGTGL from the exons ATGAACACTACTTTCCAACAGTTCGCCGAGGCGCACTCACTACGCAATGGATATAAACTTGCCCAAACCCTCTCACCTGTTCCTCCAGCAGATGACCCCCAGAGACTGATGGCTGTATGGCGTAGCACGAATTCTCACAGTGTCAAAGGCGACATCAAACACTTTATCAAGTCGAGCACAGCTCATAAACGGAAACTGGATCATGATGAGACAACGGGTTGGGTTGAGGTATACACTTCATACTGGAAAGCTGTTTCTGAGATCCTAGCGGGTGAAAGCGGAAAG TCTTCATGGACGAAAGTGTACGAGGCATGGAAGGAACTGACCTCAGTACTCATCCGCGGATACAACTCACACGGTTTCGAAGCGTGGACTATCCCATCTCTTTACATGGTGGGCAAGTACCTGCGGTTATTTGCGATTAAATCTGACGAGGAGCGTCGAGCCAAAGCATTTGATACTGGCCCTGGAGCTTCATTGATATCGGACGACTTTGACCCTGAAACAGACAAACAGCTTCAACTGAGGGACTGCGAAGGACACCTCAAGCGTATTTTTTCTCTATGTTTGAACGATAG AGCACCACTCGAAGAATCACGAAAATGGGGAATCTACTTTGTCATCAATCTGCTCTTCAAGACGTACTTCAAGTTGAACTCAGCCTCCTTGTCAAGAACCATTCTCAAGACGCTGGCTGTTTACAATGACAAAGGAGACATGCCACCACTTGAGATGTTCCCCAAATCTCAGAGAGTGACCTTTAAGTTTTACGAGGGTGTTTTACTCTTCCTGGAGGAGAACTACATCAAG GCCGAATCCCACCTTAATGAAGCATGGCAATTATGCCATAAGGACGCTTACCCGCAATCTGA ACGAATCCTTACCTACCTCATTCCCTGCCGTCTTCTCACCAGCCACGTCCTTCCCACCAAAGCGCTCCTTGAGAACTACCCGCGACTTCAGgacctcttcctcccttTGGCTACCTGCATCAAGACTGGCAACCTACAGGCCTTTGATCAGGCACTACAGCGTGGGGAAGCCGAGTTTGTTAAGCGACGTATCTACCTGACCCTCGAGAGAGGCCGAGATATTGCCTTGCGTAACCTGCTACGTAAGGTCTTCATCGCTGGTGGGTTTGATGAAGCAAAAGAGGCAGACGCAGCCCCGGTTCGTCGTACCAGAATTCCTGTAGCCGAGTTTCAGGCTGCCATTAGTATGGGCAGTGGTCATTTGGTTGATCCGGATGAGGTCGAGTGCATGCTGGCCAACATGATTTACAAG GATCTTATGAAAGGCTATATCGCACGGGAACGAGGCATCGTGGTGTTGTCTAAAAAGGGAGCTTTCCCCGGGACAGGACTGTGA